From one Triticum aestivum cultivar Chinese Spring chromosome 4B, IWGSC CS RefSeq v2.1, whole genome shotgun sequence genomic stretch:
- the LOC123094790 gene encoding adagio-like protein 3, protein MFDGVDRGAVVAIKRMRLCAMEEEVEEGMEVDGEEEEERTGGWAWGAPGLGMAGQPGEQRAAAIVVADAVEPDFPVIYVNAAFEAATGYRAHEVLGRNCRFLQFRDPRAQRRHPLVDPMVVSEMRRCLSDGIEFQGELLNFRKNGAPLNNRLRLIPMHGDDGAFTHIIAIQLFSDANIDPSNISYPVYKPQSSHRLSIQDMNRTSHEHTPKVQCSEYCAIFNLSDEVLAHNILSRLSPRDVASVGSVCTRMHLLTKNDHLRKMVCQNAWGRDVTGRLEMSTKMLGWGRLARELTTLEAASWRKFTVGGRVEPSRCNFSACAVGNRLVLFGGEGVNMQPMSDTFVLNLEAPKPEWCRVKVSASPPGRWGHTLSWLNGSWLVVFGGYGQQGLLNDVFVLDLDAQTPAWREIASDGPPLPRSWHSSCTLDGSKLLVSGRGLLSDTFLLDLTKEKPTWKEIPTSWSSRLGHTLSVYGKTKIFMFGGLAKSGSLRLRSSDAYIMDVGEENPQWRQLATTGFPSVVPPPRLDHVTVSLPCGRIIIFGGSIAGLHSPAELFLLDPAEEKPTWRILNVPGQPPKFAWGHSTCVVGGTRILVLGGHTGEEWILNELHELCLSSRPDEDG, encoded by the exons ATGTTTGATGGGGTGGATCGCGGTGCCGTCGTGGCGATCAAGCGGATGAGGCTgtgcgccatggaggaggaggtggaggaggggaTGGAGGTggacggggaagaggaggaggagaggaccgGTGGGTGGGCCTGGGGAGCGCCGGGGCTGGGGATGGCTGGCCAGCCGGGAGAGCAGAGGGCGGCGGCGATCGTGGTGGCAGACGCGGTGGAGCCTGACTTCCCCGTCATCTACGTCAACGCCGCCTTCGAGGCCGCCACGGGGTACCGCGCGCACGAGGTCCTCGGCCGGAACTG CCGATTCCTACAATTTCGGGACCCACGTGCCCAAAGACGACATCCCCTTGTCGATCCAATGGTTGTTTCAGAGATGCGACGATGCCTCAGTGATGGAATTGAATTCCAAGGTGAACTACTAAATTTTCGGAAAAATGGCGCTCCACTGAATAACCGGTTAAGGCTCATTCCAATGCATGGGGATGATGGCGCTTTTACACACATAATTGCGATCCAGTTGTTCTCTGATGCTAACATCGATCCCAGCAACATATCTTACCCAGTATATAAACCACAGTCCAGCCACAGGCTCAGCATTCAAGATATGAACCGGACTTCTCATGAGCATACTCCTAAAGTCCAATGTTCAGAATACTGCGCTATCTTCAACCTCTCGGATGAAGTTCTAGCTCATAACATTTTATCTCGCCTGTCACCAAGAGATGTAGCTTCAGTTGGCTCAGTCTGCACTAGAATGCATCTGCTGACCAAGAATGATCATCTAAGAAAAATGGTCTGCCAAAATGCATGGGGAAGAGATGTCACTGGCAGGCTTGAGATGAGCACCAAGATGTTAGGATGGGGTCGTCTTGCAAGAGAACTAACAACTCTCGAGGCAGCCTCTTGGAGGAAGTTCACAGTTGGAGGACGCGTTGAGCCATCCCGATGCAATTTTAGTGCCTGTGCTGTGGGCAACCGCCTCGTCCTTTTTGGCGGGGAGGGGGTCAACATGCAGCCTATGAGTGACACCTTTGTGCTTAACCTGGAGGCTCCAAAGCCAGAATGGTGCCGTGTCAAGGTTTCTGCCTCCCCACCTGGCCGCTGGGGCCACACTCTCTCATGGCTAAATGGCTCATGGCTGGTAGTATTTGGAGGCTACGGACAGCAAGGTTTGCTTAATGATGTCTTCGTCCTTGACCTTGATGCTCAGACTCCCGCTTGGAGGGAGATTGCTAGCGACGGTCCGCCACTGCCACGGTCCTGGCATAGTTCATGCACCCTGGACGGTTCTAAACTTCTTGTGTCGGGGCGGGGGCTTCTAAGCGACACATTCCTGCTTGACTTGACGAAGGAGAAGCCAACATGGAAGGAGATCCCGACATCCTGGTCATCCCGCCTTGGCCATACCTTGTCTGTTTATGGTAAGACTAAAATATTTATGTTTGGTGGATTGGCAAAGAGTGGCTCGCTCCGACTGCGCtccagtgatgcctacataatGGATGTTGGTGAAGAGAATCCACAATGGAGGCAGCTGGCGACAACTGGGTTTCCAAGCGTTGTTCCTCCGCCAAGGCTTGATCATGTCACGGTGAGCCTGCCCTGTGGAAGGATCATCATATTTGGCGGTTCAATCGCCGGGCTGCACTCACCCGCTGAGCTCTTCTTGCTTGATCCGGCTGAGGAAAAGCCGACATGGAGAATCCTGAACGTCCCTGGGCAGCCACCCAAGTTCGCTTGGGGACACAGCACCTGCGTGGTTGGTGGCACTAGGATCTTGGTTCTTGGTGGACACACCGGAGAGGAGTGGATACTGAATGAGCTTCACGAGCTCTGCCTCTCAAGCAGGCCCGATGAAGATGGATGA